One genomic region from Bubalus bubalis isolate 160015118507 breed Murrah chromosome 12, NDDB_SH_1, whole genome shotgun sequence encodes:
- the ZBTB6 gene encoding zinc finger and BTB domain-containing protein 6 isoform X2, translating to MAAESDVLHFQFEQQGDVVLQKMNLLRQQNLFCDVSIYINDTEFQGHKVILAACSTFMRDQFLLTQSKHVRITILQSAEVGRKLLLSCYTGALEVKRKELLKYLTAASYLQMVHIVEKCTEALSKYLEIDLSMKNNNQHVDLCQSSDPDVKNEDENSDKDCEIIEISEDSPVNIDFHVKEEESNVLQSTVESLTAEREEMRSPELSSVDMSFKDNEIRILHVESISTGGVENGKFSQPCTSSKASMYFSETQHSLINSTVESRVAEVPGNQDQGLFCENTEGSHGPVNEIQNLEAAFSLRHQCPRCPRGFLHVENYLRHLKMHKLFLCLQCGKTFTQKKNLNRHIRGHMGIRPFQCTVCLKTFTAKSTLQDHLNIHSGDRPYKCHCCDMDFKHKSALKKHLTSLHGRSSGEKLPRHDLERQNLL from the coding sequence ATGGCTGCTGAGTCTGATGTTCTGCACTTCCAGTTTGAACAACAAGGAGATGTAGTCTTGCAGAAAATGAATCTCTTGAGGCAGCAGAATTTATTTTGTGATGTGTCAATTTATATTAATGACACTGAGTTCCAGGGGCACAAGGTGATTTTAGCTGCTTGCTCCACCTTTATGAGAGATCAGTTTTTACTCACTCAGTCAAAACATGTCAGAATCACCATCTTGCAGAGTGCAGAAGTTGGCAGAAAATTGTTGCTCTCTTGCTACACTGGAGCACTTGAAGTTAAAAGGAAAGAGCTTTTGAAATATTTGACTGCTGCCAGTTACCTTCAGATGGTTCACATTGTGGAAAAGTGCACAGAAGCTTTGTCAAAGTATTTGGAAATTGATCTTTCTATGAAAAATAACAATCAGCATGTTGACCTCTGTCAATCCTCTGATCCAGATGTTAAGAATGAAGATGAAAATTCAGATAAAGACTGTGAGATCATTGAAATTTCAGAAGATAGTCCTGTAAACATAGATTTCCATGTTAAAGAAGAGGAAAGCAACGTTTTACAGTCTACAGTAGAGAGCTTGACcgcagagagagaggaaatgagaTCGCCAGAGCTGTcttcagtagacatgagttttaaAGACAATGAAATTCGTATCCTCCATGTGGAATCTATCAGTACTGGGGGTGTAGAAAATGGAAAGTTTTCACAGCCTTGTACCTCTTCAAAAGCAAGCATGTATTTCTCAGAAACACAGCATTCACTGATCAATTCTACAGTTGAGAGCAGAGTGGCAGAAGTCCCTGGGAATCAAGATCAAGGCTTATTTTGTGAGAACACTGAAGGAAGTCATGGTCCAGTGAATGAGATTCAGAATCTAGAGGCTGCTTTTTCCTTGAGGCACCAGTGCCCCCGGTGCCCTCGAGGGTTTCTTCATGTTGAGAACTATCTGCGCCACCTTAAGATGCATAAACTGTTCTTGTGCTTACAGTGTGGGAAAACATTTACACAAAAGAAGAATCTCAACAGGCACATTCGAGGGCACATGGGCATACGGCCCTTTCAGTGCACTGTGTGCTTGAAGACATTTACTGCGAAAAGCACACTTCAGGACCACTTGAATATACACAGTGGGGATCGGCCATACAAATGCCACTGTTGTGACATGGATTTCAAGCACAAATCTGCCCTCAAAAAGCATTTAACCTCTCTCCATGGCAGAAGCAGTGGTGAAAAACTACCCAGGCACGATCTGGAAAGGCAAAACCTACTGTAA
- the ZBTB6 gene encoding zinc finger and BTB domain-containing protein 6 isoform X1: MKDLVFAKKIVTMAAESDVLHFQFEQQGDVVLQKMNLLRQQNLFCDVSIYINDTEFQGHKVILAACSTFMRDQFLLTQSKHVRITILQSAEVGRKLLLSCYTGALEVKRKELLKYLTAASYLQMVHIVEKCTEALSKYLEIDLSMKNNNQHVDLCQSSDPDVKNEDENSDKDCEIIEISEDSPVNIDFHVKEEESNVLQSTVESLTAEREEMRSPELSSVDMSFKDNEIRILHVESISTGGVENGKFSQPCTSSKASMYFSETQHSLINSTVESRVAEVPGNQDQGLFCENTEGSHGPVNEIQNLEAAFSLRHQCPRCPRGFLHVENYLRHLKMHKLFLCLQCGKTFTQKKNLNRHIRGHMGIRPFQCTVCLKTFTAKSTLQDHLNIHSGDRPYKCHCCDMDFKHKSALKKHLTSLHGRSSGEKLPRHDLERQNLL; the protein is encoded by the exons ATGAAGGATCTTGTATTCGCTAAGAAG aTTGTGACCATGGCTGCTGAGTCTGATGTTCTGCACTTCCAGTTTGAACAACAAGGAGATGTAGTCTTGCAGAAAATGAATCTCTTGAGGCAGCAGAATTTATTTTGTGATGTGTCAATTTATATTAATGACACTGAGTTCCAGGGGCACAAGGTGATTTTAGCTGCTTGCTCCACCTTTATGAGAGATCAGTTTTTACTCACTCAGTCAAAACATGTCAGAATCACCATCTTGCAGAGTGCAGAAGTTGGCAGAAAATTGTTGCTCTCTTGCTACACTGGAGCACTTGAAGTTAAAAGGAAAGAGCTTTTGAAATATTTGACTGCTGCCAGTTACCTTCAGATGGTTCACATTGTGGAAAAGTGCACAGAAGCTTTGTCAAAGTATTTGGAAATTGATCTTTCTATGAAAAATAACAATCAGCATGTTGACCTCTGTCAATCCTCTGATCCAGATGTTAAGAATGAAGATGAAAATTCAGATAAAGACTGTGAGATCATTGAAATTTCAGAAGATAGTCCTGTAAACATAGATTTCCATGTTAAAGAAGAGGAAAGCAACGTTTTACAGTCTACAGTAGAGAGCTTGACcgcagagagagaggaaatgagaTCGCCAGAGCTGTcttcagtagacatgagttttaaAGACAATGAAATTCGTATCCTCCATGTGGAATCTATCAGTACTGGGGGTGTAGAAAATGGAAAGTTTTCACAGCCTTGTACCTCTTCAAAAGCAAGCATGTATTTCTCAGAAACACAGCATTCACTGATCAATTCTACAGTTGAGAGCAGAGTGGCAGAAGTCCCTGGGAATCAAGATCAAGGCTTATTTTGTGAGAACACTGAAGGAAGTCATGGTCCAGTGAATGAGATTCAGAATCTAGAGGCTGCTTTTTCCTTGAGGCACCAGTGCCCCCGGTGCCCTCGAGGGTTTCTTCATGTTGAGAACTATCTGCGCCACCTTAAGATGCATAAACTGTTCTTGTGCTTACAGTGTGGGAAAACATTTACACAAAAGAAGAATCTCAACAGGCACATTCGAGGGCACATGGGCATACGGCCCTTTCAGTGCACTGTGTGCTTGAAGACATTTACTGCGAAAAGCACACTTCAGGACCACTTGAATATACACAGTGGGGATCGGCCATACAAATGCCACTGTTGTGACATGGATTTCAAGCACAAATCTGCCCTCAAAAAGCATTTAACCTCTCTCCATGGCAGAAGCAGTGGTGAAAAACTACCCAGGCACGATCTGGAAAGGCAAAACCTACTGTAA
- the ZBTB26 gene encoding zinc finger and BTB domain-containing protein 26 isoform X1, which translates to MSAPAMSAKMSERSDLLHFKFENYGDSMLQKMNKLREENKFCDVTVLIDDIEVQGHKIVFAAGSPFLRDQFLLNDSREVKISILQSSEVGRQLLLSCYSGVLEFPEMELVNYLTAASFLQMSHIVERCTQALWKFIKPKQPMESKEGCEPQSASPQSKEHQGDARGSPKQDSPCIHPSEDSMDIEDSDIQIVKVESIGDVSEVRSKKDQNQFISSEPTALHSSEPQHSLINSTVENRVSEIEQNHLHNYALSYTGSDNIIMAAKDVFGPNIRGVDKGLQWHHQCPKCTRVFRHLENYANHLKMHKLFMCLLCGKTFTQKGNLHRHMRVHAGIKPFQCKICGKTFSQKCSLQDHLNLHSGDKPHKCNYCDMVFAHKPVLRKHLKQLHGKNSFDNANERNVQDLTVDFDSFACTTVTDSKGCQPQPDATQVLDAGKLAQAVLNLRNDSTCVN; encoded by the exons ATGAGTGCTCCTGCGAT gTCTGCCAAAATGTCTGAAAGATCAGATCTCCTTCACTTCAAGTTTGAAAATTATGGAGATTCAATGttacaaaaaatgaacaaattaagaGAAGAGAATAAATTTTGTGATGTTACAGTTCTCATAGATGATATTGAGGTACAGGGGCATAAAATTGTGTTTGCTGCAGGTTCCCCCTTCTTAAGAGACCAGTTTTTACTGAACGATTCGAGAGAGGTGAAAATCTCCATATTGCAGAGTTCTGAAGTGGGGAGACAATTGCTCTTATCGTGCTATAGTGGTGTGCTGGAATTCCCCGAGATGGAACTGGTCAATTACTTGACCGCTGCGAGTTTTCTTCAGATGAGTCACATTGTAGAACGGTGCACGCAGGCCTTGTGGAAGTTTATAAAGCCAAAACAGCCAATGGAAAGTAAAGAGGGATGTGAACCACAGAGTGCTTCTCCCCAGTCGAAAGAACATCAGGGAGATGCCAGAGGCTCCCCAAAGCAGGACTCACCTTGTATTCACCCATCTGAAGACAGTATGGATATAGAGGACAGTGATATTCAGATCGTTAAGGTAGAATCTATTGGGGATGTATCAGAGGTTAGAAGTAAAAAAGATCAGAACCAGTTTATTTCTTCTGAACCCACTGCTTTACATTCATCCGAGCCCCAGCACTCTCTGATAAATTCAACTGTGGAAAACAGAGTAAGTGAAATAGAGCAAAACCATCTCCACAATTATGCCCTCTCTTACACAGGCAGTGATAACATCATCATGGCCGCGAAAGATGTCTTTGGGCCTAATATTCGAGGTGTAGACAAAGGCCTGCAGTGGCATCACCAGTGCCCAAAGTGTACCAGGGTGTTTCGTCACCTGGAGAACTAcgccaaccatttaaaaatgcacaaactCTTTATGTGTCTACTCTGCGGCAAGACTTTTACTCAGAAAGGCAACCTTCATCGACACATGCGTGTGCATGCCGGCATTAAACCTTTCCAGTGTAAAATCTGTGGGAAAACCTTTTCTCAGAAGTGTTCCTTACAGGATCATCTTAACCTTCACAGTGGAGATAAGCCCCATAAGTGTAACTATTGTGACATGGTTTTTGCACATAAGCCAGTTTTGAGGAAGCACCTTAAACAGCTGCATGGCAAAAACAGCTTTGATAATGCCAATGAAAGAAATGTGCAAGACCTCACTGTGGACTTTGATTCTTTTGCGTGTACAACAGTCACAGACTCTAAAGGGTGTCAGCCACAGCCTGATGCGACACAGGTCCTGGATGCCGGTAAACTGGCCCAAGCTGTCCTGAACTTAAGGAACGATAGCACTTGCGTGAATTAA
- the ZBTB26 gene encoding zinc finger and BTB domain-containing protein 26 isoform X2, with amino-acid sequence MSERSDLLHFKFENYGDSMLQKMNKLREENKFCDVTVLIDDIEVQGHKIVFAAGSPFLRDQFLLNDSREVKISILQSSEVGRQLLLSCYSGVLEFPEMELVNYLTAASFLQMSHIVERCTQALWKFIKPKQPMESKEGCEPQSASPQSKEHQGDARGSPKQDSPCIHPSEDSMDIEDSDIQIVKVESIGDVSEVRSKKDQNQFISSEPTALHSSEPQHSLINSTVENRVSEIEQNHLHNYALSYTGSDNIIMAAKDVFGPNIRGVDKGLQWHHQCPKCTRVFRHLENYANHLKMHKLFMCLLCGKTFTQKGNLHRHMRVHAGIKPFQCKICGKTFSQKCSLQDHLNLHSGDKPHKCNYCDMVFAHKPVLRKHLKQLHGKNSFDNANERNVQDLTVDFDSFACTTVTDSKGCQPQPDATQVLDAGKLAQAVLNLRNDSTCVN; translated from the coding sequence ATGTCTGAAAGATCAGATCTCCTTCACTTCAAGTTTGAAAATTATGGAGATTCAATGttacaaaaaatgaacaaattaagaGAAGAGAATAAATTTTGTGATGTTACAGTTCTCATAGATGATATTGAGGTACAGGGGCATAAAATTGTGTTTGCTGCAGGTTCCCCCTTCTTAAGAGACCAGTTTTTACTGAACGATTCGAGAGAGGTGAAAATCTCCATATTGCAGAGTTCTGAAGTGGGGAGACAATTGCTCTTATCGTGCTATAGTGGTGTGCTGGAATTCCCCGAGATGGAACTGGTCAATTACTTGACCGCTGCGAGTTTTCTTCAGATGAGTCACATTGTAGAACGGTGCACGCAGGCCTTGTGGAAGTTTATAAAGCCAAAACAGCCAATGGAAAGTAAAGAGGGATGTGAACCACAGAGTGCTTCTCCCCAGTCGAAAGAACATCAGGGAGATGCCAGAGGCTCCCCAAAGCAGGACTCACCTTGTATTCACCCATCTGAAGACAGTATGGATATAGAGGACAGTGATATTCAGATCGTTAAGGTAGAATCTATTGGGGATGTATCAGAGGTTAGAAGTAAAAAAGATCAGAACCAGTTTATTTCTTCTGAACCCACTGCTTTACATTCATCCGAGCCCCAGCACTCTCTGATAAATTCAACTGTGGAAAACAGAGTAAGTGAAATAGAGCAAAACCATCTCCACAATTATGCCCTCTCTTACACAGGCAGTGATAACATCATCATGGCCGCGAAAGATGTCTTTGGGCCTAATATTCGAGGTGTAGACAAAGGCCTGCAGTGGCATCACCAGTGCCCAAAGTGTACCAGGGTGTTTCGTCACCTGGAGAACTAcgccaaccatttaaaaatgcacaaactCTTTATGTGTCTACTCTGCGGCAAGACTTTTACTCAGAAAGGCAACCTTCATCGACACATGCGTGTGCATGCCGGCATTAAACCTTTCCAGTGTAAAATCTGTGGGAAAACCTTTTCTCAGAAGTGTTCCTTACAGGATCATCTTAACCTTCACAGTGGAGATAAGCCCCATAAGTGTAACTATTGTGACATGGTTTTTGCACATAAGCCAGTTTTGAGGAAGCACCTTAAACAGCTGCATGGCAAAAACAGCTTTGATAATGCCAATGAAAGAAATGTGCAAGACCTCACTGTGGACTTTGATTCTTTTGCGTGTACAACAGTCACAGACTCTAAAGGGTGTCAGCCACAGCCTGATGCGACACAGGTCCTGGATGCCGGTAAACTGGCCCAAGCTGTCCTGAACTTAAGGAACGATAGCACTTGCGTGAATTAA